The following nucleotide sequence is from Myripristis murdjan chromosome 22, fMyrMur1.1, whole genome shotgun sequence.
ATTCCGGCGATACGAGCTAATGAGAGGGACGGACGAGAGACAGGTGTTTTAAGGCATATAATCTGTTCATCGGCGCCTGTTACAATGAGGTACGTTGAATATTTATCGCAAAATCCCGCTTTGAAATACAAATCCACATCCTGACAAGATGAATTAATATTAAAAAGACAGAAGGTGGTGGGCGTATGAGAAGAAGAATCATTTCCAAGCCCACTATGTGTCTATTCTGAGGGAAATAATTACCTAAAGAACATCATTCAGCATCtcaaaaaaacagtgaaagtgtttgctttttgtcaGCGGAGCACTTAAGTTACTTTCGCTTAAATACTTTTTATACCATCAATCACTTTGTAAAGCAAGCATCGTTTTttctaatgtgtttttatgggATTTCTATCAAATTGTCATACAACGCACTGGTTATTAGTTTAAATATCTGAGCTAAACGCTTTGATTTCACCGACTCTCTTGTGGGTCAAACTGATGCGCTCACTTCCATCCTGGCCCTATTAGGCTGCAGAGGCTGTCAGAAGTTTGGGGAGCCAGAATATATGATGCCCGGTCAgatttacacacagacactcagggGGAGTCTTAGAGCTGGCGACACGCCCTACACTGAATTGTGTTATAAATAAGCTTTAACTTAATTGCATTCCCCCAACTGGGAGGAACAAATGCAGGGCCAGCATATTTATTGCCACTCAACCTGTGtgtgagttagtgtgtgtgtttgtgtgtgtgtgtgtgtgtgtgtgggcgtgtgtgtgtgtgtgagtgcagtctTTGCGGGCAGGAGCAGAAGTGCAAAAGCTACAATAAGTTAGCTACGATAAGAAATGTCATGAATCTTCTAGTGTGCCTCTGAATGTGTTAAAACCTGTGCATCAGAGtatttatgtgcgtgtgtgtgtgtatgtgtgtatgtgttgagaAACTGATCGCATATGACACCAAAAGGAAAGGTGCTACCTTTTCAATGTACAGACCAGTAAGGCCTTGTTGACACGAGCATTCGGGGCTTGACAACCGAAGTTATTAAATGAAGACGCTCATGTTTTATGTCCGCATATTTATGAGATTGGGAACGCTCGCATGTATGAAGGAGTAAATGTGCATCAACTCCCGGTTGTCAAGTCCTGTTCCTGTCCATAAACACACAGTCGGGCTCATCTGCATAGTAAGTAGAGTCAACTTCAGTTGATTAAGCTTAAAGAAATGAGCAGCGACAACCATATTTAGCTCCAATGTGAATGGGGCTTCAGTGATCCAAGTGCCACATCCCTGCAACTTCAGAGAGCAATCTCATGTAATCTCCTCTTTTCTGTTCCTTTGAGCACATTTCAATTTGGGTGGCGTTAAATAACCACACCAAGACACCTGAAAATCCAGGTGTCTGTTCTGTTTCAAGCATAACGTGATCTGGTTTGTCAGAAACGAGGGCATAATCTGAGCCAACGACTGGTTTATTGACGTGTGGTAGCCAAAATCTTGCATGTCTCTACCTGCCTCTGACCTGACAGAATAACCAAAACCAGAATGAAGTTGCTCAGAAGCCCCGCTTTGCTTTAAATTGGACTTTGTGAACCTAAACAAACCAAATAGGCaaccaaaatgcaacaaagtagTAAACTCCACCACtttaccaaacaaaacaaactgtgtgaTTGCACCCTAAGGCGCCATAAAATACAAGTGCGCATCAAAAAGTCGGAGAAAACAAAAACGATGAGACTGGAATGAATAAAATGAGAAGAGCGAGGCGTCTAACATGATCGGCTAAGCTGGAGCGCCCGGCCCGGTGGGACGGCTGGCGGCTGCTTCAGGGCGGTAAGGTAAACCTCATGGGTCTATTCCAGGACGTCTGGAATAGTATTGGCAGGGGAAAAGCTGAGCGGTCAGCAGGATAAGGATAAGCACGGACATGTGTTCTGTCACTCACGAAGCCAAGATGGGTGACATCCACACATTCCAGAGATATTTGAGAAGAAGGTTGGTTGAGGCCTCTGCctgagggggaggggaggtgaggAGGGACGGCAAGAAGGTAAAGCAACAGCTCTTATTATGACCAAAGTGTAACCCTTGTGAATAACTCAGCACCTGATGCtatttataaaaatataagGCAGGTTTACAAGCACATGCGTCAGGAGCCATGCTCAAACAGGCGTGACCACAGCCACAATTACTTTAGCGGATTCTGGTCCATCCGCTGCACACCACTCATTTGTTTATGAATCCATCAGCGCCTAGTTAAACATCCGTCTCTCCGGGGATGAAGATTCTCCACCTAACAGCTGTGTTATCTTCACTGGGTCAAAGGAAACAGAAGCCTTCAACCTTTACCCATTTATTATTCTCGGCAGCATATTCGCTCTTCCTGACCGTCAGGCAAACTCTGTATACCTCTGCAAATGCGTCCGCTTTAGCCTAACCTATTGGGAGGCACTCTTTAACTCGAGAGTCACTTTATAGCTTTGACCGCCATAAAGTGTACATTTAAGAAACTCATGGCGCCTACATGAGGTTCATATCCATTAGTTCACAGCGGCAGCACTGCCACCAAAAACTATTAAACTTCATCCTTCGTGCTCAGAACTATTGTCTGGCTAAGAATTGGAGTGATGTATTCCAGAGCCCCAGATTAGGACCGTAATAAATTTCCACTCTGGTTGATAACAATAGGCCCAAAGTGTGTCAAAAGAGATTGAGAGTCAATGCTTCGTAaaacagggggagagagaaaggaagagcaaGAGAGCTGAAGCATAATGTGGCCTAATTGTCCTAAAGGACATCAAAAAGCCCCTTGCCCTTTAGACGGGGAGCAAGCTCCACACTCATTTAGTCATAGCAATTAACACTAAATTAGCAGCGGGGAAGAACACTGCTTTAACCTTATGCCAAATAGGGAATCCTTCTGTTTCTTCAACAGCTATCtaaaatggaaataaacagTCCATTTCAACACAAACCAGTTGTAGAATGTGAGTATGAAGGCAATGGAGGCAAAtaaattcaggtttttttttccatgtcgtGAGAACGACCCTGAGGAGAGCTTTCAAGGCAGCGGAAGAAACATCATTGTAATTATGCCTTTAGTGAATATTCTACACATTCAtcccttttgttttgtgtatggAAATGTTCTCATGAATCTTCTAGTATGCTTCTGGATGAAGCTGTCACTTCCACTgctcctctttgtcttttttatggATGCACACAGAATCTAATTCATCACTATCCGACTGTAATTATGGAAATTTCTGGAGATTGTTGGGAGTTCTGCAACAGCGGGCCGCTATTCAACAAAAGATCCAGAAGCCTCtgaagggggagggagagatttTCACATGAATAGTTGAGCGTGTTCATGCACATGAACAATTTACCTTGTTTTACTGCTTAATTGAATATTAGCCCACGTTTTTGTGTAATCATCTATACACAATTCATCATTTCTCTGCATACATTTATCAGCACTGACTGTATACATGTAAACTGATAAGAATAGTATAATATCCATATCCATGGTAAGTTTTATGCTGTCTAATTGCATTAAATAAAACCCTTTTAGGACTCTGTGCAGCAGTGTGGACTGTGAAATTGCCATTACAACTCTGCCTCAAGACATTTTTCCCTAAATGTATTGTCCTtaacaaataaagttattatgaTTCTGATAGGTTTGCTAACATATTAACACAACCTTTCCTGCAATGTCAGGGGAGTTACAGCAAAGGGCAGAGTTTGCACTGACAGCTGTGTTAGATCTTAGTTCATAGTAAAAGGGTCAGTGGTCAGGCACTCCAACCTTTGGCCCTGCACTCAACCTCAGTTATTCAACCTGACTATTCATGCGGATGTAGTGCTTTGATAACCACATAAATCTATGCATGACCTTAACTCATTACAGAGGTCTGACTCTAAAATGGATGGAACTGGAAGAGAATCAGCCTAAATCCACCTAACATGGCTCCTTCCTGGTTTGGAAACATCTGAAGCGATAATTATTGGACCGTATCGCCTGATTCTTCTCCCAGATCGCTAGTATTTATCAATTCACAGTGTGTCAAGTTGTGTACTCTCACACTGGAGTGGTGCTGAACATCTAACTCGCAGCACAGTGTGCAACACAATGAACAGATCGATAGACCAGCATTCTTTCACAATGCCAACAACATCACAGCAGTCTCCTAATAATAGTCTTTCACCAGATCACTCCTCCGTTCCCCTGCAGCCTTCAGCCTGGGCCCAAACAGCATCTCTCACACAAATCAACCGAAGCCCCGGGGGTTCAGCAGGCCCCAAGAGCATGCTGATCACCCCGACACTCATCCCCGACCACCAATCCCCTGAGCTGCCTCAGCCCTGAGGAGCCCAAACCCTGGAGCTCAGACCCTGCCAGTCAGCCAGTGTGGGTCCTCACTGGTGAAGGGGGGGTGCAGATGCATGTCACTTTGATTCAGTGCCTGCGGTCCGATGTGTGAGACGCAagctgtgaaataaacaaatcaatattTCTCAAGAGGCACCGTTCTGTCGACATACTGGTATCCCTGAGCATCGCTGTACATGCATTGGAGGAAATGCTGTGGCAGCATGCAATACACGGGTCCTGCTCTATTCTAACTGTACCACCTCACTACTGTGTCTACTCTGTTGTAGTCCCACATGTTTCTGCAGTGGAGCACTTTGCATACACAGTACAGCAGACAAGACTGCATAATGTATGTGGTTTGTGTCACCACTTTTACCCAAAGTGCAAGCATTTTTTAGCATATTTGGCCCCAGTGGAAGACAAACCTCCAGTCTTTTCAGTCATCACGCTATGGGCTGCCCACTGAGCTAGACAAGACCATCATGAACCTGGGCATTGGCCTTTTATGTTACAGTATAcaatttcctttctctcttttatcctTCCTGCGTCCACATTGTCACATACAAAGCAGAAACAATAGAGAAACCATCcttaaaaaaataagcaaaagagCAAAAACCATGGACATGACTAAACAAAAGCAGTACAGATTAGAGAAGCAAGGGGAGGGTTACTTAAggacttcctgtttccacagtTGTGTGACAAATCCCAAAGTCAAATCCCTAttgcatgcaacacacacaggattGCTATCAAAGTGCTCTGATGAGAGCAAAATCTATTGACAGGGGAAACAAAGGGATATACAGAGTGCACACGTAAATGAGAGAGTAAGGTAGAATGCTGTCTAACCATGTatagaaaaaaagcttttaaaattCATGGAGTGGGGAGTGCAAATAGCACGTGAATATCTTACCAAAGTATGTTGTTATTAAAAGATGTCAAGGGCCAAAGAAGACAACTCATTATAAGTCTCAGTGCAGATGAAAGGATTTTGTATCAAAAACTAATGCTGAATGAAACGTGCATTTGCCAGACTACCAAATAGCTTtagatatttttctttttctttttttttttttttttttttttggattaaagCCGTTAAACAGcaatactaaaataaaacacgCAAATCAACAGGGTGCATAAACAAGCGTCCACAGAAAATCAATCATTTATGACTGCTAAAAGCACATCATTTTCAATAGCCTTTGGTGaccaaaaaacagacaaacactgatgaACAAAATGAATTGCAAACACATATTTATACCGACTAAAAGAGCAATTCAGTCCCAACAACCACATCACTACCATGAGAATCATAAAACGGGTCTCTTACCAGGTTTCATCATTTTTGAACTCAAGCTCTCCGTAGGTGTCTTCAAagtcctcccctcctcctttggCAAGTCCCTCCACGGTGCGATAGGGCACGATGACCGTCCCTCTTGCTCCAGAAGTCCTCAGCACTTTCACTTCCATAATGCCTATGCTCTCGCTAACATGAACTGAGTCGCTCTCGAAGGTGAAGATGCCCGAATGGTCGTCATCCAGAATGGTGACAGTGGCCACGGTGGGGAAGCCCAGCATGGCCTTTGGGTATGGGAGACTGTTGGGGGACAGCACCTCGTCCTCAGTCTCTAGGACACGCAGATTACTGAGGCGTACAAAAAAGTGCTCGTCCTCCTCAAAAATGTCATCGTCTATGATGCCAATGCTAATTTCCTTGATCATCTCTCCGGGTTTGAACACCACCGTTCCCTCTGTGAACTCGTAGTCGGCCCCAGCGTTGGCTGAGCCGTCCTCTGTCTTATAATCCACGTAGATAGTCTTGTTGATGTCACCGCCCTTCCTTGTGATGGTCAGAAGGGCGGCGCCACAGTTCTCGAGGCACTGATAGACAGCGGGCTCAAAGGCAATTCGAGACACATACTCCTCTGGCTCCTCCACGTGCACCTCCTGGACGCTGGCACTCCTCTTGGCCTGCTCGGCGACGTGTTTCTTCAGGATATTTCCTGCGCCCGTCATCATGCGTGTGGCCTGGATGCGGTAGAAGGCACGGCTCTTTTGCTGGTGGGAGAGAGCGTAGTAGTTGGCCATCTCAACCAGCTGATCTAACTCTTTCTCCGGGTGCTTCTGCTTTAGGTCTTTCAGGATGCGGATCATATCACGCCGGGACTCATCGACCTCTTTGCCCTCAATCAAACCAATGAGATTGCTTGCTGCGCCTCCATCCACAAAGTGAGAGTTGACCATTTTGCCATCCATCTCAATTCCTTTGGAGCGGTCAGTTTCTGTTTCGATGATGACACCCCTGTGTTTGTCGCTGCGATACTTCTTGTGCATGAACTTGTAGAAGAGCAGTCGGCGGTCTGCCACCCAGGCGAGGATAACACATATGGGAAAGAAGGCCAACGTGAGTAGACCCTCCCAGATCTGGACCACGTTGGgtgaaaacacagccaggatcaTGTAGAGCCAGATGTAAGCGAAGATGCTCCAGCCCGCCGTGATGAAGAACACTCTGAGGTGTTTGACCTTGCGGACCTCTCCTTGGGggatgacagacacacagaggccaATGATGACAAACATATTGAAGGCTGCGCTGCCAACAATTGTGGAGGGCCCGAGCTCACCGGCTTTGAACTCATGTCCACAAACCTCGATTAAAGAGAGCAGGATCTCAGGGGCAGATGAGCCCAAGGCCATGAGGGTGAGGTTGGAGACCGTCTCATTCCACACCCGGATAGTGGTGGTGGTTGTCTCCCCATTGGGCCTTTTGATGACAATCTCCTTCTCCTGGGAGGTGATGACCTCGATGGCCGCCATGAAACGGTCGGCAATGATGGACACTCCAAGGAACATGTAGATCAGGGCCACAAAATACACAATGACCCGAGCAATCTTGTCGCCCATGGATGGATCCTCGGGATACCAAATGGGCAGGATGATCCCTGGCACACACTTGGTGTTTCCTTCGCAAGTCCCATTGTTGGGGGTTAGCAAAGGGCTCGGAGTTGTCCGGGCCTCTGCACAAAGGAAGGCTACAGCCACAGAGACCAGCCCAAGCCAGAGGTAGGCGGATGACCCTGGCTTTACCGGCCTTGAGCCCTCCATGCACCCTCCTTCGTCTCAAGGGTCCTTACCACACTAACAGTCCCTCTGGGATCCAGCACTGGGCTGTGCTTTGTCTCCACCCACCACCTGAACACAACAGATAGAGACAGCAAAGGTTACATGGATGATTATATGATTTTAAGTATTCATATTTTGCAGTTATGAAACAAATGAATGTAACAAGTATGCATCTCTGTTGTCAGATGTACCAAAAAAATTGTAGGAATTACAACTTTGCATTAATAGATAATgcatttattacttatttatttaacctgttACATGCATTACTTGTTAGAAATGAGGATTGTGCTTTAATTTTTAACCACACAATAATTCAATAATTAATGCAATAACATAATAGAATTACTACCCAACCCAAGGCTATTACCAAACCATTTTAAATCCAAAGTTTTTAGAGCTGCAACTGCTTTATCACAGAGGCATGTAAgactatgcatatatttcacagggtgaaacacacactgtgtctgcAGCAAGGAAGAAATTTCCTGAATGTATATGAGGGCAAGTATTCAAATTATCCTTCTATTATGAGAGACTTCAATGACTTTCTGCCTCCTACTTTACAAACTGCATAATCACGAGACCTTTGTGTTATCTCTGAGCAGCGGGCTGGAAAATGCTTTCCCATGTTCAGAAATGCATGAGATTTTCAGATCTGTAAACTACTATGTGAACAATGTAGATAACGTActtttttggtttaaaaaaaaaaacttagctTGTGGGCTCATTTCCATAcataaaagtttattttcagttcagATGTAGGATATGGCACCCAATAATGTGGATTTGAAACTACAGCGTGATTGTCTCAAGTCTCAGGGGTAATACACAGCTCTGAACCAAACAGCTCGCTCAGCAGGCATGCAATGTTGCCAAACTAAGCACTGTCCAAAATGTCGcattggcaaaaaaatagcagagGGGAGGCAGGAGACTGTCAAGAGGCAAACTCAAACAAAGGGTACAGATGCCCCGTCCAAAGCCATTATATATTGAGGCCTAAATGCACACTTAACACTTCCACAAGAGAGAAGGGTATTACAATAACCATGTAGACATTGTCCAAATTCATAAAAGCTTAGGCTAAGCATCTTACGCACCTCTTCAACTCTTCTGAGATTGGACTTGACAATTCTTTTGATGGTAACAGTCGAGGCCAGAGGCAACGGGAACACTCGAACAGTTAACCACTCCAAAGTTATAAGATATGAGTCGTTGTAAGAGGCCTTTATTAGGATTGGCCCTCTCCTGTCTCACTGGTTCCTCTATGGTTATTTAGTGGGCCACCAGGTTGGGTGGGGCCCCACTGCAGCTTCCATAGCTTCAGGCCCCTGTGGTGATTTCGGCTCAATTAAAATTATCTCTCAGAGAGATACAGACACTTTTAGTGACAGTTAATCATTCTGTCTAGAATCCACTGGAGGATCACTGTGATTATTACAGTCGCACTTGCCTCCCCTTACCTTTGTTAAGCTAAGTGTAGTTCAAGTCGTTCTAACATTATGTGCCTAAAAGTGCATTCTTGTGTTCTCATTCATGGTTAGGGGGTTCATTACATCTGAGGCTGCCTATACTAAAAGTATACAATATGCACCCTTAATACAGTAAAGcattttggataaaagcgtccAAGCAATTGCATGTTATGTTGTGGGATAATGTACTCTGGATTCTAGATCTGAATACTTCTAAAACAGCACAAGTGAGCAGTATTCTCAGATGATATTTTTGGAAATAGATATCTATCATTGTGACAGACCACCTGCCACTTTGGATAGCTGACAAATTTTTCAATGGATCATAGGTAGTCAAACGAGCGCAGCATTATTTGAAGGATTCACACCAATTTAAAAGCCAAATATTGTCTCTGGGACATGAGTAGTGTAAACACAGACCtaatatctgcaaaaaactgGGAAAGATTCTGGCAAGGTGTTGTGTGCAAACTCAGACTGAAGTCTGACGTGACacattaaatctttttttggaataaaatgcCCAATATTTCTGACAAATGACTGCGTCATCAAGagtgttattattttgtcttttgaggGATTGTAACCTCAGTAACATTTGTAATGATATTTATTGCCTCGCTGAAGTCATTCCTTTTGAGGTGTTGAATCCTGGCTTGAAATGAAACTGTTCAGATATAGAAAAAATGTTGATTGCAGGGCATACTAATGTTGAGGCAAGAAAAGTGGATGACAACAaaaggcagcagaggagaagagggaggaaaggaaattaaataaaactgaatcagCGCAGCCATTTATATGGACAGGAGCCAGCTATGCCATTCCCATGAGAGcggacagagcagagcagcgacaaaaacaacagggagATAATTGAGTGACAAAGTTGTGActtgatgagaaaaaaagttgaatcTGAAAGCCAAGGTTTTCACACTGGTTATGGGCTTTTCTTTCAGTCTGAGAGGGTAACATTGTCAGACAAAAACTTGTGTGACAAATAAGCTTTTCAGGAATGAAGGAAAAGAATGCCTCTTATTGAAACCTAGGGCCTGCTGAAATTATACACTGGGGTTTAGGAGACACGGACGCTGTTAACATATAAATCACTGTGTAAACGTTAAActccaaagaaaaaaaccctATAAAACTGAAGTTACATGGTTTTTCCTTGACAGCAGGGAGAAATAAGTTACTGAGGGCACTGGCAGCCTGAGGGAAGTGCTTCTTcctgtttcagagctggaggagcACTGCTGACCTGCGAGCTTCTGTCTGGTTTTATTGCACAGCGGCTAGCCGGGCTGGCCGGACAGAAACTGCAACGGGGCAGAAAAGGACAAGGCTAGGGGGCTTCGGGACATGTTACAAGCTGAAGGCGGGAATGATTAAATGACTAGTCAATTAATTATTCTCATCACACACTGTCATTTTAACGAGTTAACCTAAATATGACAGACATAAAGACCTGTCACAGCAGAAAACTAAATTTCTACGGTTGATTAGTATCAATAAAACAGGCTTCTCCTACTCTTCCACTTTGTAAAATTACCCGCCACCTgggttgatttttttccccccacatttctgttttcacacCAGCTGATTAACAATCAACATGACTTCAGATTAATCCATGAAATTATCTGAAATTCCCATCCTAATAACCACTTGATTTCCAAAAACTATAACATGGACAGTGAAAGGATGCTGCTccaaagtgtgaatgtgtgaaactGATAGTGTGGAAGGAGGACAGTGATGAAAAAGAGCAAGTGTGCTCAGTCAACCTACCCTGGATAAATAGAGGTAAAACAAAATGGCAAACAAGCCAATACCCATGAATCCAAGAGCAAACTACCAGAGTGACACAgagaatttaaaaagaaataggGCCATACAGTAACAGTGGACAGAGCCAAGTCAATTGCTGGGTAACTACATTTTCGCCTTGTCCCATTAGACATATAAATTTCTCACAAGCTGAAGAAAACGCTGCTCGGAAAGATTACTTTGTAATATTACTGACTGTAAACAACGAGCATATCAAATTTCTGCTTATTTGGAGTCTCCCTTAAGACATTTTAGATAATAAACTGTATTTTGCCCTATTTTTGGTTGgggttttcttttatttcagcaaaatgaaaaatgtagtcCTCATGACTGCAGAAATGCATTACTTACCTGTTAAtagttgtaatatttttttaaatatttttttgaatatCAGCTCAAAGGTAAACTGAAGTACATACTTATACTATTGCTTGTATGATTTACTACAacaatactactgctactacaactacatgACTACTACTGTTGCCACAGCTACTACAACAAaaactactaccattactacaaCCACTTCAATACCACTGCTAATGCACTATAGCTACTATgttgctgctactactgcaatGGTATATTCAGCAGCGACTATTACAAAATCTTAATATTACAAACAATACCATCAACACTATCAATACCAAAAGTTGGCAatataatattaaatattacTTATTTGGATAACTTGACTTGACTGATGGAGTGACTGATTGACTGAGTGATTTACTGGTcaattgactgactgattgattgattaactgattgatcAGCAAATCATTTAAAAGACATGCTAAGATAATGGTAGGCAATAATGTACAGTGATTACCTTTAGTCACTAAGAAACACCTTTTAGATGTGTGACCTCACAAGGATTTGTATTTGAGATATTGATTTTCTATCCCAGCACAAATTGCATTGGGTGTTAAGTAATAGAGAGTGAATGacttcatttctcatttctgtacCACCAGTGGAACCGTGACCCCCTAAATTAGAAACTTCACAAAATAATGTGCACAGTAATTACAAAGCATTATGTTTTGCATTATGGGTATGGGGCTGGACTGTCGCTGGTGTTTAATCAAGACTACTCAATAGttatcaacagaaaaaaatcaacagaaaagaaaatgtaactTGACATatcaaaatttaaatgaatagTGCTGAATTTCAGTTTTGATATAAGTTATGTCACAGGACTTCAGTTCCAGTACCGGCCTCCTCAACCAGAACCTGCAGGCCTGGCTGACGGTAACTCACttcacctttcttttcatgtgGTGAATAGAGTTTGACTACTTAATTAGTCCGGCATATATTGTTCTGACATAAGACCAAAATTAATCTTTGAAGGCCAATCCCTGTGCAGATCCTCTCATATTAAAGCTGCTCATAGCTCCCGTTTTGCACCACTATTCAATATCTCCATGCCAAAAAGCACCAGAATTCAAAACTGCATCCTTGTGAGAAAAAGGctcaaacagcatttagaccatcaagTGACAATAAGTCTCAGTTTGAAGCCCCACTAAGGAAATTATTTATGCCTAAGAGCTAATTTAGGCTGTTTCACCAACACTACTCATtcagaggcaaaaaaacaacaactacgaggttatttgttttaaattaattaatttaccctccaaaaaaatcaaacaattgGTTAGTAGACCCAAATAAAATGGGGggaaatttttaaaatacagtgcacgtttcacaaaatgtttgatgttgctgttgtttgagAGGGATCTCCATCACACTGATGGTGAAAGACACTGATTGGTTGatattcaatattcaataaAAGGCGAATATCGATCTTATTGATCCAACTCTACAGCACTTATAACCTAGGTATGGGCTTTTAAAGGAAAAGGCAGAAATTAAAGGGGGCTTCCACTGAAAATACAAGAGATTTTCGTTGTGTGTGCGGCTGTGGTGGCCACCATGGAGGTCATGGTTTACCCACCTTGTAATTGTACCACCACATGCCTGTCTTCAGCACATTGTGGAGCTGGTGCAGACAGCATTATGAGCCTGAATGCGTGAGACAGTTGCTGAGACGAGTGTGGCTGCTGGCGGATCTCTTTCTCTTAGCCTATTTTGGGAAGAGGGTCCAGTTTAAAGAGGCTATTTGAGATCGGCGTAAACATGGACTCAGCAGCGACACGAAGAGCCTCAGCTGTTGCTGATTAATCATCGTAAGGCCGTTTCGCTCACTACCAATCTCGGTGTTACCTGAGGGGGAATCCCTGCTGCTGGAGGCCTGCACTATAACTTATGGGGGAGTCATACGCATCCACTGTAAATCTTGCTTCTGAGAGTATTATCCCCCATTATGTCTGGCCCATATCCTCCTATTCAAATATGTGTCCATTATTCCCAATCACACACCTGCCACTAAACTCCAAACAGTCGCAGGCCCGCCGGAGCAGAGCCAAACTCAAATATAAAGATTTATGtgtcaaaattaaaaatccAGGTGTTCGCCCAGGCGCAGAGAGGACCGACTCGGCGGGTTATAACAACCAATATTCGTTAGTTGCGCTGACAGATACAAATTATTATAATGGCACACCCATTAGACGGCAT
It contains:
- the slc8a3 gene encoding sodium/calcium exchanger 3 isoform X2 gives rise to the protein MEGSRPVKPGSSAYLWLGLVSVAVAFLCAEARTTPSPLLTPNNGTCEGNTKCVPGIILPIWYPEDPSMGDKIARVIVYFVALIYMFLGVSIIADRFMAAIEVITSQEKEIVIKRPNGETTTTTIRVWNETVSNLTLMALGSSAPEILLSLIEVCGHEFKAGELGPSTIVGSAAFNMFVIIGLCVSVIPQGEVRKVKHLRVFFITAGWSIFAYIWLYMILAVFSPNVVQIWEGLLTLAFFPICVILAWVADRRLLFYKFMHKKYRSDKHRGVIIETETDRSKGIEMDGKMVNSHFVDGGAASNLIGLIEGKEVDESRRDMIRILKDLKQKHPEKELDQLVEMANYYALSHQQKSRAFYRIQATRMMTGAGNILKKHVAEQAKRSASVQEVHVEEPEEYVSRIAFEPAVYQCLENCGAALLTITRKGGDINKTIYVDYKTEDGSANAGADYEFTEGTVVFKPGEMIKEISIGIIDDDIFEEDEHFFVRLSNLRVLETEDEVLSPNSLPYPKAMLGFPTVATVTILDDDHSGIFTFESDSVHVSESIGIMEVKVLRTSGARGTVIVPYRTVEGLAKGGGEDFEDTYGELEFKNDETCKIVSVKIIDDEEYEKNKNFFLELAEPRMVDMSLQKALLLAEDVPDRKLTSDEEEAKRIAEMGKPVLGEHSKLEVIIEESYEFKSTVDKLIKKTNLALVVGTNSWRDQFMEAITVSADEDEEDTGEERLPSCFDYVMHFLTVFWKVLFACVPPTDYLNGWACFIVSIIIIGLLTAVIGDLASHFGCTIGLKDSVTAVVFVALGTSVPDTFASKVAAVQDTYADASIGNVTGSNAVNVFLGIGVAWSVAAIYWHMKGKPFMVEAGSLAFSVTLFTIFAFLAISVLLYRRRAHIGGELGGPRGHRLATSAFFFSLWFLYILFSSLEAYCHIEGF
- the slc8a3 gene encoding sodium/calcium exchanger 3 isoform X1, with the translated sequence MEGSRPVKPGSSAYLWLGLVSVAVAFLCAEARTTPSPLLTPNNGTCEGNTKCVPGIILPIWYPEDPSMGDKIARVIVYFVALIYMFLGVSIIADRFMAAIEVITSQEKEIVIKRPNGETTTTTIRVWNETVSNLTLMALGSSAPEILLSLIEVCGHEFKAGELGPSTIVGSAAFNMFVIIGLCVSVIPQGEVRKVKHLRVFFITAGWSIFAYIWLYMILAVFSPNVVQIWEGLLTLAFFPICVILAWVADRRLLFYKFMHKKYRSDKHRGVIIETETDRSKGIEMDGKMVNSHFVDGGAASNLIGLIEGKEVDESRRDMIRILKDLKQKHPEKELDQLVEMANYYALSHQQKSRAFYRIQATRMMTGAGNILKKHVAEQAKRSASVQEVHVEEPEEYVSRIAFEPAVYQCLENCGAALLTITRKGGDINKTIYVDYKTEDGSANAGADYEFTEGTVVFKPGEMIKEISIGIIDDDIFEEDEHFFVRLSNLRVLETEDEVLSPNSLPYPKAMLGFPTVATVTILDDDHSGIFTFESDSVHVSESIGIMEVKVLRTSGARGTVIVPYRTVEGLAKGGGEDFEDTYGELEFKNDETCKIVSVKIIDDEEYEKNKNFFLELAEPRMVDMSLQKALLLAEDVPDRKLTSDEEEAKRIAEMGKPVLGEHSKLEVIIEESYEFKSTVDKLIKKTNLALVVGTNSWRDQFMEAITVSAGDEDEEDTGEERLPSCFDYVMHFLTVFWKVLFACVPPTDYLNGWACFIVSIIIIGLLTAVIGDLASHFGCTIGLKDSVTAVVFVALGTSVPDTFASKVAAVQDTYADASIGNVTGSNAVNVFLGIGVAWSVAAIYWHMKGKPFMVEAGSLAFSVTLFTIFAFLAISVLLYRRRAHIGGELGGPRGHRLATSAFFFSLWFLYILFSSLEAYCHIEGF